The Streptomyces sp. NBC_00691 genome has a segment encoding these proteins:
- a CDS encoding alpha/beta hydrolase → MDSRRLLRTSATALAAAGLILSGCSGGSDAAASRTTAARQASPSSSPSSSPAALKKFYGQKLTWRDCGVTGFQCATLRAPLDYAKPDGEQIDLAVSRVRATGPGKRLGSLLVNPGGPGGSAVGYLQGYAGVGYPAPVRARYDMVAVDPRGVARSEPVECLTGPQMDTFTQVDQTPDDTAEVNALSAAFRNFSAGCAKKSRGILPHVSTVETARDMDILRAVLGDEKLAYVGASYGTFLGATYAELFPDRVGRLVLDGAMDPSLPAIDLNRDQTAGFETSFRAFAADCITQPDCPLGTESVEAAGEAMKKFFREVDADPVPTGESRALGESLATTGVIAAMYDEGAWPQLREALTQAIGGEGSGLLALADSYYEREADGTYANLMFANAAVNCLDLPAAYGGPADVVKAVPSFEKASPIFGRGLAWAALNCTSWPTPPTGTPHRITAEGAAPILVVGTTRDPATPYKWAQSLAGQLSSGTLLTYEGDGHTAYGRGSDCIDTAINAYLLDGTPPAEGKRCS, encoded by the coding sequence ATGGACTCCAGGCGCTTGCTCCGTACGTCCGCCACGGCCCTCGCGGCCGCCGGACTGATCCTCTCCGGCTGCTCGGGCGGGAGCGACGCGGCGGCGTCCCGTACGACGGCGGCCCGGCAGGCCTCGCCCTCCTCCTCGCCGTCCTCCTCGCCCGCGGCGCTCAAGAAGTTCTACGGGCAGAAGCTGACGTGGCGCGACTGCGGTGTGACCGGGTTCCAGTGCGCGACCCTGCGGGCCCCGCTGGACTACGCGAAGCCGGACGGGGAGCAGATCGACCTGGCGGTCTCGCGGGTCCGGGCGACCGGACCCGGCAAGCGGCTCGGATCGCTCCTGGTCAACCCGGGAGGCCCCGGCGGCTCCGCCGTCGGATACCTCCAGGGGTACGCGGGCGTCGGCTACCCCGCGCCCGTCCGTGCCCGCTACGACATGGTGGCCGTCGACCCGCGCGGGGTCGCGCGCAGTGAGCCGGTCGAGTGCCTGACGGGCCCCCAGATGGACACGTTCACGCAGGTCGACCAGACCCCCGACGACACCGCGGAGGTCAACGCGCTGAGCGCCGCCTTCCGGAACTTCTCGGCGGGCTGCGCGAAGAAGTCCCGGGGGATCCTGCCGCACGTCTCCACCGTCGAGACGGCCCGGGACATGGACATCCTGCGGGCGGTGCTCGGCGACGAGAAGCTCGCCTACGTGGGGGCCTCGTACGGCACGTTCCTCGGCGCCACGTACGCCGAGCTGTTCCCGGACCGGGTCGGCCGCCTCGTCCTGGACGGGGCGATGGACCCGTCGCTGCCGGCGATCGACCTCAACCGCGACCAGACCGCCGGCTTCGAGACCTCGTTCCGTGCGTTCGCCGCGGACTGCATCACCCAGCCGGACTGCCCGCTGGGCACGGAGTCGGTCGAGGCGGCCGGCGAGGCGATGAAGAAGTTCTTCCGCGAGGTGGACGCCGATCCCGTGCCCACCGGCGAGAGCCGGGCGCTCGGCGAGTCCCTCGCCACCACCGGGGTGATCGCGGCGATGTACGACGAGGGCGCCTGGCCCCAGCTGCGCGAAGCCCTCACCCAGGCGATCGGCGGCGAGGGCTCGGGCCTGCTGGCACTGGCCGACAGCTACTACGAGCGGGAGGCGGACGGCACGTACGCCAATCTGATGTTCGCCAACGCGGCCGTGAACTGCCTCGACCTGCCGGCCGCCTACGGGGGCCCCGCCGATGTCGTGAAGGCCGTGCCGTCCTTCGAGAAGGCCTCCCCGATCTTCGGCCGGGGGCTCGCCTGGGCGGCCCTCAACTGCACCTCCTGGCCGACCCCGCCGACCGGCACCCCCCACCGGATCACCGCCGAGGGCGCCGCTCCGATCCTGGTCGTCGGCACGACCCGGGACCCGGCCACCCCGTACAAGTGGGCCCAGTCCCTGGCCGGCCAGCTCTCCTCGGGCACCCTCCTCACCTACGAGGGCGACGGCCACACCGCGTACGGCCGGGGCAGCGACTGCATCGACACGGCGATCAACGCCTACCTCCTCGACGGCACCCCTCCCGCCGAAGGAAAGCGCTGCTCATAG